From one Bacteroides intestinalis DSM 17393 genomic stretch:
- the mazG gene encoding nucleoside triphosphate pyrophosphohydrolase, with protein sequence MLHTRKEQMEAFGRFLDILDELREKCPWDRKQTNESLRPNTIEETYELCDALIRDDKNDICKELGDVLLHVAFYAKIGSEKGDFDMKDVCDHLCEKLIFRHPHVFGDVKADTAGQVSENWEQLKLREKGGNKSVLSGVPAALPSLIKAYRIQDKARNVGFDWEEREQVWDKVKEEIQEFQTEVANMDKDKAEAEFGDVLFSLINAARLYKINPDNALEHTNQKFINRFNYLEAHTIKEGKNLHDMTLEEMDVLWNEAKKLEK encoded by the coding sequence ATGTTACATACAAGAAAAGAACAGATGGAAGCCTTCGGACGCTTCCTGGACATACTCGACGAACTCCGCGAGAAATGTCCCTGGGACCGCAAGCAGACTAACGAAAGTCTGCGTCCCAACACCATTGAAGAAACTTATGAACTTTGTGACGCCTTGATACGTGACGATAAAAATGATATCTGCAAAGAGCTGGGAGACGTCTTGCTACACGTAGCTTTCTACGCAAAGATCGGTTCCGAGAAAGGCGATTTTGACATGAAAGATGTATGCGATCACCTTTGCGAGAAATTAATCTTCCGCCATCCCCATGTGTTCGGTGACGTAAAAGCAGATACTGCCGGACAAGTTTCCGAAAACTGGGAACAACTAAAGTTAAGAGAGAAAGGTGGAAACAAGAGTGTGTTGAGTGGTGTTCCTGCCGCCCTCCCTTCACTCATCAAGGCTTACCGTATTCAGGACAAAGCCCGCAACGTCGGCTTCGACTGGGAAGAACGGGAACAAGTATGGGATAAGGTAAAAGAAGAAATCCAGGAGTTTCAGACAGAAGTGGCCAATATGGATAAGGACAAAGCAGAAGCCGAATTCGGGGATGTACTATTCAGCCTCATCAATGCCGCACGCCTCTACAAGATCAATCCGGATAATGCATTAGAGCACACTAACCAGAAATTTATCAACCGCTTTAATTATCTGGAAGCACATACCATCAAGGAAGGCAAAAACTTGCATGATATGACTCTGGAAGAGATGGACGTCCTCTGGAACGAAGCTAAAAAGCTGGAAAAATAA
- a CDS encoding YecH family metal-binding protein has translation MEQLHAHEVLHMMEGNSYSESSLKEAIIQKFGEHQHFYTCSAEDMDADKLIEFLKAKGKFMPAADGFTVDITKVCSH, from the coding sequence ATGGAACAGTTACATGCTCATGAAGTCCTTCACATGATGGAAGGCAACAGTTATTCGGAATCGTCATTAAAAGAGGCAATCATCCAGAAATTCGGTGAGCATCAGCATTTCTATACTTGCTCGGCAGAAGATATGGATGCGGATAAATTGATAGAGTTTCTGAAAGCAAAAGGAAAATTCATGCCTGCTGCTGACGGATTTACGGTGGATATAACGAAGGTTTGCAGCCATTGA
- a CDS encoding DUF3810 domain-containing protein, translated as MKYKLKIRYIVLCTLLLVVWTTQLIPAMGKIYAHSVYPVIAYILSSFSRLIPFAIDDLFIALSIAGVLLYPAYARRFQKKKWKRILLNDIEYLLWIYVWFYLTWGLNYSQPNFYQRTKIPYTAYTPENFRNFVDDYVDKLNGSYVDVTTINKDLIRRETVRGYNQISDTLGVHHPFHKSPRVKTMLFTPLISMVGVTGSMGPFFCEFTLNGDLLPSQYPATYAHELAHLLGISSEAEANFYAYQVCTRSQARGIRFCGYFSVLGHVLVNARRLMDEEEYKELFNRIRPEIIELAKSNQEYWTEKYSPLIGDIQDWIYDLYLKGNKIQSGRKNYSEVVGLLISYYTHCNK; from the coding sequence ATGAAATATAAGCTGAAGATTCGTTATATCGTGCTATGCACACTCTTGTTAGTAGTCTGGACCACACAGCTCATTCCGGCTATGGGAAAAATATATGCACACAGCGTATATCCTGTCATAGCTTATATTCTTTCGTCTTTCTCCCGCCTCATTCCCTTTGCCATAGACGACTTATTCATAGCCCTCAGCATTGCGGGCGTACTCCTCTACCCTGCCTATGCCCGCCGCTTTCAGAAGAAAAAATGGAAACGCATCTTGCTGAATGATATTGAATATCTGTTATGGATATACGTCTGGTTCTATCTGACTTGGGGACTTAATTATTCACAGCCCAATTTCTACCAACGGACAAAGATTCCTTATACCGCATACACTCCCGAAAACTTCCGGAACTTTGTTGATGATTACGTTGACAAACTGAATGGATCGTATGTAGATGTAACCACTATCAACAAGGACCTTATCCGCCGGGAAACAGTTCGCGGATACAATCAGATCAGTGATACGCTGGGTGTACATCATCCTTTCCATAAGTCACCACGAGTGAAGACAATGCTTTTCACTCCGCTGATTTCCATGGTGGGCGTCACCGGTAGCATGGGACCTTTCTTCTGCGAATTTACTTTGAATGGAGATCTGCTCCCTTCACAGTATCCTGCCACGTATGCGCATGAACTGGCACATTTATTGGGCATTTCCAGCGAAGCGGAAGCCAACTTCTACGCTTATCAGGTCTGTACCCGTTCGCAAGCGCGAGGTATCCGTTTCTGCGGATACTTTTCAGTGCTGGGACACGTACTTGTCAATGCCCGCCGCCTGATGGATGAAGAAGAATACAAAGAGCTCTTCAACCGGATACGTCCCGAAATCATAGAACTGGCTAAAAGTAATCAGGAATACTGGACGGAAAAATACAGTCCACTCATCGGAGATATACAAGACTGGATATACGACCTGTACCTGAAAGGAAACAAGATACAAAGTGGCCGCAAGAACTACTCCGAAGTAGTCGGTTTGCTTATATCCTATTATACACATTGCAATAAATAA
- a CDS encoding valine--tRNA ligase has product MELASKYNPADVEGKWYQYWLDHKLFSSKPDGREPYTIVIPPPNVTGVLHMGHMLNNTIQDILVRRARMEGKNACWVPGTDHASIATEAKVVNKLAAQGIKKTDLTRDEFLKHAWEWTDEHGGIILKQLRKLGASCDWDRTAFTMDEKRSESVLKVFVDLYNKGLIYRGVRMVNWDPKALTALSDEEVIYKEEHGKLYYLRYKVEGDAEGRYAVVATTRPETIMGDTAMCINPNDPKNEWLKGKKVIVPLVNRVIPVIEDDYVDIEFGTGCLKVTPAHDVNDYMLGEKYNLPSIDIFNDNGTLSEAAGLYIGMDRFDVRKQIEKDLDAAGLLDKVEAYTNKVGYSERTNVVIEPKLSMQWFLKMQHFADMALPPVMNDELKFYPAKYKNTYRYWMENIKDWCISRQLWWGHRIPAYFLPEGGYVVAATEEEALKLAKEKTGNPALTMEDLRQDEDCLDTWFSSWLWPISLFDGINNPGNEEISYYYPTSDLVTGPDIIFFWVARMIMAGYEYEGKMPFKNVYFTGIVRDKLGRKMSKSLGNSPDPLELIEKFGADGVRMGMMLAAPAGNDILFDDALCEQGRNFCNKIWNAYRLVSGWTIDDSQPVPEAARLASCWFESKQNEVAAEVADLFSKYRLSEALMAVYKLFWDEFSSWYLEMIKPAYGQGIHSSIHSAAISYFDNLLHLLHPFMPFITEELWQQMYEREEGESLMVCPLTINTYVDADTIRQFEVVKEVISNIRSIRLQKNIAQKEPLTLQVVGENPVAEFSAVILKMCNLTAIDVVDAKTEGAASFMVGTTEYAVPLGNMIDVEAEIARMEAELKHKEGFLQGVMKKLSNEKFVNNAPAAVLELERKKQADAESIINSLKESIAALKK; this is encoded by the coding sequence ATGGAATTAGCAAGTAAGTACAACCCTGCTGACGTAGAGGGAAAGTGGTACCAATATTGGTTGGATCACAAATTATTCAGTTCAAAACCCGATGGTCGTGAGCCTTACACCATCGTCATTCCGCCCCCTAACGTCACCGGCGTGCTCCACATGGGACACATGCTTAATAATACCATTCAAGATATTCTGGTACGCCGTGCCCGTATGGAAGGTAAAAATGCCTGCTGGGTACCGGGTACTGACCACGCTTCTATCGCTACGGAAGCGAAGGTAGTAAATAAGCTGGCTGCACAAGGTATCAAGAAGACGGATCTTACTCGTGATGAATTCCTGAAGCATGCCTGGGAGTGGACAGATGAACATGGTGGCATCATCCTGAAGCAGCTGCGTAAACTCGGTGCTTCCTGTGATTGGGACCGCACCGCTTTCACTATGGACGAAAAGCGTAGCGAAAGTGTATTGAAAGTATTTGTAGACCTTTACAATAAGGGATTAATTTACCGTGGTGTACGTATGGTAAACTGGGATCCGAAGGCTTTGACTGCCCTTTCCGATGAAGAAGTTATCTACAAGGAAGAGCATGGTAAACTGTATTATCTGCGCTATAAAGTAGAAGGTGATGCGGAAGGACGTTATGCCGTGGTAGCTACTACCCGTCCTGAAACGATCATGGGTGATACCGCTATGTGTATCAATCCGAACGACCCGAAGAACGAATGGCTGAAAGGTAAGAAAGTAATCGTTCCTTTGGTAAATCGTGTTATCCCGGTGATTGAAGATGATTATGTGGATATTGAGTTCGGTACAGGTTGTCTGAAAGTAACTCCTGCGCATGATGTGAACGACTATATGCTGGGTGAAAAGTATAACTTGCCAAGCATCGATATCTTCAACGATAATGGTACATTGAGCGAGGCTGCCGGTCTTTATATCGGTATGGATCGCTTTGATGTTCGTAAACAGATTGAGAAAGACTTGGATGCTGCCGGTCTGTTGGATAAGGTGGAAGCCTATACCAATAAGGTAGGTTATTCCGAGCGTACCAACGTAGTTATAGAGCCGAAGCTTTCTATGCAGTGGTTCCTCAAGATGCAGCATTTTGCAGATATGGCATTGCCTCCTGTGATGAATGACGAGCTGAAATTCTATCCTGCCAAGTATAAGAATACCTATCGTTACTGGATGGAGAACATCAAAGACTGGTGTATCAGCCGTCAGTTGTGGTGGGGACATCGCATTCCGGCATACTTCCTTCCGGAAGGTGGATATGTGGTAGCAGCTACTGAAGAAGAAGCTCTGAAACTGGCAAAAGAGAAGACCGGTAATCCGGCCCTGACTATGGAAGACCTTCGTCAGGATGAAGACTGTCTGGATACTTGGTTCTCTTCCTGGTTGTGGCCCATCTCTTTGTTTGACGGTATTAATAATCCGGGTAATGAGGAAATCAGTTACTACTACCCGACAAGTGACCTGGTAACCGGTCCGGATATCATTTTCTTCTGGGTAGCCCGCATGATTATGGCAGGTTATGAATATGAAGGAAAGATGCCGTTCAAGAATGTGTACTTTACGGGTATCGTTCGTGACAAGTTGGGACGTAAGATGTCCAAGTCCCTCGGCAATTCTCCCGACCCGTTGGAACTGATTGAGAAGTTTGGTGCCGATGGTGTGCGTATGGGTATGATGCTGGCTGCTCCTGCCGGGAATGATATCTTGTTCGATGATGCCCTTTGTGAACAGGGACGTAACTTCTGTAACAAGATATGGAATGCTTACCGCTTGGTAAGTGGCTGGACAATTGATGACAGTCAGCCTGTACCGGAAGCAGCAAGACTGGCATCTTGCTGGTTTGAATCCAAGCAGAATGAGGTTGCTGCCGAGGTAGCTGACTTGTTTAGTAAATACCGTTTGAGCGAAGCTCTTATGGCTGTTTATAAATTATTCTGGGATGAATTCTCTTCCTGGTACCTCGAAATGATAAAGCCGGCTTATGGACAAGGTATCCACAGTTCAATTCATAGTGCTGCGATTTCTTATTTTGATAATCTGCTTCATTTGCTTCATCCGTTCATGCCGTTCATTACCGAAGAACTCTGGCAGCAGATGTATGAGCGCGAAGAAGGTGAAAGTCTTATGGTATGTCCTTTGACTATAAATACTTATGTAGATGCTGATACTATTCGGCAATTTGAAGTGGTGAAAGAGGTGATCAGTAACATTCGCTCTATCCGTTTGCAGAAGAATATAGCTCAAAAGGAACCGTTGACATTACAGGTAGTGGGTGAAAATCCGGTTGCTGAATTCAGTGCGGTGATCCTAAAGATGTGTAACCTTACAGCAATTGATGTAGTGGATGCTAAAACCGAGGGTGCTGCTTCATTCATGGTAGGAACTACGGAATATGCCGTACCTCTGGGTAATATGATTGATGTAGAAGCTGAAATAGCCCGTATGGAAGCTGAATTGAAGCACAAAGAAGGTTTCCTGCAAGGCGTCATGAAGAAGCTGAGCAATGAGAAATTTGTGAATAATGCTCCTGCCGCTGTCCTTGAACTGGAACGTAAGAAGCAGGCGGATGCGGAAAGCATTATCAACTCTCTGAAAGAGAGTATTGCTGCGCTGAAGAAATAA
- the coaW gene encoding type II pantothenate kinase: MGIVIGIDVGGSTTKIVGINGEQIQSPMFITATDPVTSLFGAFGKYIYDNGIQLSDIEQVMLTGVGSAFVDSPLYGLPTDKVDEFIANGLGARHATDIDQLIVVSMGTGTSFVRISGEKIEHIGGMAIGGGTLQGLSRLLLKTHDFRQIAAIAEKGDVTRVNLQIGDICNRPLPDLPVHATASLFGKADSNASQEDIAKGIIYMVLQTIGGAAVLSALNGPVKDFVLIGNLTKFPQCHEVFPNMEKIYGVRFHIPQYAEYRTAIGAALAYIRKNA, translated from the coding sequence ATGGGAATTGTAATAGGAATAGACGTTGGTGGAAGTACTACAAAAATTGTAGGAATCAACGGAGAACAGATACAGTCACCGATGTTTATCACTGCGACTGATCCGGTTACTTCTTTGTTCGGGGCTTTCGGGAAGTATATTTATGATAACGGCATTCAGCTTTCGGATATAGAGCAAGTGATGCTGACAGGTGTGGGCAGTGCATTTGTAGATAGTCCATTGTATGGTTTACCCACGGATAAGGTCGATGAGTTTATAGCCAATGGGTTGGGTGCACGTCATGCCACAGATATTGACCAGTTGATTGTGGTAAGCATGGGAACGGGCACTTCTTTCGTAAGAATCAGCGGGGAGAAGATAGAACATATCGGTGGTATGGCTATTGGCGGAGGCACTTTGCAGGGGCTTTCCCGCTTGTTGCTGAAGACGCATGATTTCAGGCAGATTGCAGCCATTGCCGAGAAAGGCGACGTTACCCGCGTAAACTTACAGATCGGAGATATTTGCAATCGTCCTTTGCCGGATCTTCCGGTGCATGCCACTGCTTCTTTGTTCGGAAAGGCGGATAGCAACGCTTCGCAGGAAGATATTGCAAAAGGGATTATTTATATGGTACTGCAAACGATAGGTGGTGCAGCTGTGTTGTCTGCGCTGAATGGTCCTGTCAAAGATTTCGTCTTGATCGGTAATCTTACTAAATTTCCGCAATGCCATGAGGTTTTTCCAAATATGGAAAAGATATATGGGGTGCGTTTCCATATTCCACAGTATGCGGAATACAGGACGGCGATAGGGGCGGCGCTGGCGTATATCAGGAAGAATGCTTGA
- the rpsA gene encoding 30S ribosomal protein S1 gives MENLKNVAPVEDFNWDAYENGETFGGASHEELEKAYDSTLNKVNDREVVDGTVIAMNKREVVVNIGYKSDGIIPLNEFRYNPDLKIGDTVEVYIENQEDKKGQLVLSHRKARATRSWDRVNAALENEEIIKGYIKCRTKGGMIVDVFGIEAFLPGSQIDVKPIRDYDVFVGKTMEFKVVKINQEFKNVVVSHKALIEAELEQQKKEIIGKLEKGQVLEGTVKNITSYGVFIDLGGVDGLIHITDLSWGRVSDPKEVVELDQKLNVVILDFDDEKKRIALGLKQLTPHPWDALSAELKVGDKVKGKVVVMADYGAFIEIAPGVEGLIHVSEMSWSQHLRSAQDFMKVGDEVEAVVLTLDREERKMSLGIKQLKQDPWETIEEKYPVGSKHTAKVRNFTNFGVFVEIEEGVDGLIHISDLSWTKKVKHPSEFTQIGADIEVQVLEIDKENRRLSLGHKQLEENPWDVFETVFTVGSVHEGTIIEMLDKGAVVALPYGVEGFATPKHLVKEDGSQAQMDEKLSFKVIEFNKDAKRIILSHSRIFEDAAKAEERAEKKAAGKKPAGNKREDAPAIQNQAASTTLGDIDALAALKEQMEAGKK, from the coding sequence ATGGAAAACTTAAAAAATGTAGCGCCTGTTGAAGACTTCAACTGGGATGCTTATGAAAATGGCGAAACCTTCGGTGGTGCCAGCCACGAAGAGTTGGAAAAGGCTTACGACAGTACGCTTAACAAAGTTAACGACCGTGAGGTAGTTGACGGAACTGTAATCGCGATGAACAAACGTGAAGTTGTTGTGAACATCGGTTACAAATCAGACGGTATCATTCCTTTGAATGAATTCCGCTACAATCCTGACTTGAAGATCGGCGATACTGTAGAAGTATACATCGAAAACCAGGAAGACAAAAAAGGACAGTTGGTTCTGTCTCACCGTAAAGCTCGCGCTACTCGCTCTTGGGATCGTGTGAACGCTGCTTTGGAAAACGAAGAAATTATCAAGGGTTACATCAAGTGCCGCACAAAGGGTGGTATGATCGTAGACGTATTCGGTATCGAAGCTTTCTTGCCGGGTTCTCAGATCGACGTGAAACCTATCCGCGACTACGATGTATTCGTTGGCAAAACTATGGAATTCAAGGTTGTTAAGATCAACCAGGAATTCAAGAACGTGGTTGTTTCTCACAAGGCTCTTATCGAAGCTGAACTGGAACAACAGAAGAAAGAAATTATCGGTAAACTTGAAAAAGGACAAGTTCTTGAGGGTACCGTTAAGAATATCACATCATACGGTGTATTCATCGACTTGGGTGGTGTAGACGGTTTGATTCACATCACTGACCTGTCTTGGGGCCGCGTAAGCGATCCGAAGGAAGTGGTTGAACTCGATCAGAAGCTCAACGTTGTTATCCTTGATTTCGACGATGAGAAGAAGCGTATCGCTCTCGGTCTGAAGCAACTCACTCCGCATCCTTGGGATGCTCTTAGCGCTGAACTGAAAGTTGGCGACAAGGTGAAGGGTAAAGTAGTGGTTATGGCTGACTACGGTGCATTCATCGAAATCGCTCCGGGCGTTGAAGGTTTGATCCACGTATCTGAAATGTCTTGGTCACAACACTTGCGTTCTGCACAAGACTTCATGAAGGTAGGTGACGAAGTTGAAGCTGTAGTTCTGACTCTGGACCGTGAAGAACGTAAGATGTCTTTGGGTATCAAACAACTGAAACAAGATCCGTGGGAAACTATCGAAGAGAAGTATCCTGTAGGTTCTAAGCACACTGCTAAGGTTCGTAACTTCACTAACTTCGGTGTATTTGTTGAAATCGAAGAAGGTGTTGACGGTTTGATCCACATCTCTGACCTGTCTTGGACTAAGAAAGTTAAGCATCCTTCTGAATTCACTCAGATCGGTGCAGACATCGAAGTTCAGGTACTGGAAATCGACAAAGAAAACCGTCGCTTGAGCCTTGGCCACAAGCAACTTGAAGAAAACCCCTGGGATGTATTCGAAACAGTATTCACTGTAGGTTCTGTACACGAAGGTACTATCATCGAAATGCTGGATAAGGGTGCTGTTGTTGCTCTGCCATACGGTGTAGAAGGTTTCGCTACTCCGAAACACCTCGTTAAGGAAGATGGTTCTCAGGCTCAGATGGATGAGAAACTGTCATTCAAGGTTATTGAGTTCAACAAAGATGCTAAGCGTATCATCCTTTCTCACAGCCGTATCTTCGAAGATGCTGCAAAGGCAGAAGAAAGAGCTGAAAAGAAGGCTGCTGGTAAGAAGCCGGCTGGCAATAAGAGAGAAGACGCTCCGGCTATTCAAAACCAGGCTGCTTCTACTACTTTGGGCGACATCGACGCTCTGGCTGCTTTGAAAGAGCAAATGGAAGCTGGAAAGAAGTAA
- a CDS encoding T9SS type A sorting domain-containing protein — translation MRKLLYCFFFLLTFSSQSVAWAQDGRKQETAQKEQPSSTIVLTVSVDNRVRVQNAEPGSQMEVYNIVGVKLTTIRIDSTDVTVQVNLPKGYYIFKIGNVVRKVVIK, via the coding sequence ATGAGAAAGTTACTCTACTGTTTTTTCTTTTTGTTGACTTTTTCGTCGCAGTCCGTGGCATGGGCGCAGGACGGTCGGAAGCAGGAAACGGCTCAGAAAGAGCAGCCGTCTTCTACTATTGTGCTGACTGTTTCGGTGGATAACCGGGTACGTGTGCAGAATGCAGAACCCGGCTCCCAGATGGAAGTCTACAATATTGTAGGCGTGAAACTTACCACGATACGCATTGACTCTACGGATGTCACCGTTCAGGTGAATTTGCCTAAAGGTTATTACATCTTTAAGATTGGGAATGTCGTGCGGAAAGTGGTAATCAAATAA
- a CDS encoding ribonuclease Z: MEKFELHILGCGSALPTTRHFATSQVVNVRDKLYMIDCGEGSQLQFRKSRLKFSRLNHIFISHLHGDHCFGLLGLISTLNLLGRTAELHIHSPKGLEALFVPMLSFFCRQMTYQVLFHEFETKEPGMIYEDRSLTVTTIPLRHRMPCCGFLFAEKQRPNHIIREMVDFYEVPVYELNRIKNGEDYVTPEGKIVSNSLLTRPSDPPRSYAYCSDTIYMPEIAEQIKGVDLLFHEATFANADLPRAKETFHTTAAQAGEIAKAAGVKKMVIGHFSARYEDENILLKEASAVFPETVLAKETLCLEV; encoded by the coding sequence ATGGAGAAATTTGAATTACATATACTGGGCTGCGGCTCTGCGCTGCCTACTACCCGTCATTTTGCCACTTCGCAAGTGGTGAATGTGCGTGACAAACTTTATATGATAGACTGCGGAGAAGGATCGCAATTACAATTCCGCAAGTCCCGACTGAAGTTTTCCCGCTTGAATCATATTTTTATTTCTCATCTGCATGGAGATCACTGCTTTGGTTTGCTGGGATTGATATCCACGCTTAATCTGCTGGGGCGCACGGCTGAGTTACATATCCATTCACCGAAAGGGTTGGAAGCCCTATTTGTTCCGATGCTAAGTTTCTTTTGCCGGCAAATGACGTATCAGGTTCTTTTCCATGAGTTTGAGACGAAAGAACCTGGAATGATCTATGAAGATCGTTCTCTGACAGTGACTACCATTCCATTGCGTCATCGTATGCCTTGTTGTGGTTTTCTGTTTGCAGAGAAGCAGCGCCCCAATCATATCATTCGGGAGATGGTCGACTTCTATGAAGTGCCGGTATACGAGTTGAATAGGATAAAGAATGGGGAAGATTATGTGACTCCGGAAGGCAAAATCGTTTCCAATTCCTTATTGACGCGTCCGTCTGATCCACCGCGTAGTTATGCCTATTGTTCGGATACCATCTATATGCCTGAGATTGCAGAACAAATAAAAGGAGTAGATTTACTATTCCATGAGGCCACTTTTGCAAATGCGGATTTGCCTCGTGCCAAAGAAACTTTTCATACTACTGCTGCTCAGGCGGGAGAGATAGCCAAGGCAGCAGGAGTGAAAAAAATGGTGATCGGGCATTTCTCTGCCCGTTATGAGGATGAGAATATTTTGCTTAAAGAAGCTTCGGCTGTTTTCCCTGAGACGGTGCTGGCTAAGGAAACGCTGTGCCTAGAGGTATAA
- a CDS encoding RNA polymerase sigma factor, which yields MNPSYNEREVLELLQDESTQKRGFELIVAQYSEQLYWQIRRMVLLHEDANDLLQNTFIKAWTNIDYFRGDAKLSTWLYRIALNECLTFLNKQRAVTTVSIDDEDASALQKLESDPYFSGDRAQKSLQKALLTLPEKQRMVFNLKYYQEMKYEEMSDIFGTSVGALKASYHHAVKKIEKFLEGEL from the coding sequence ATGAATCCTTCCTATAATGAACGCGAAGTGCTGGAGCTTCTACAAGATGAAAGTACACAAAAGCGAGGGTTTGAGTTGATTGTTGCGCAATATAGCGAACAATTATACTGGCAGATCCGTCGTATGGTGCTTTTGCATGAAGATGCCAATGACTTACTTCAGAACACGTTCATTAAGGCATGGACCAATATCGATTATTTCCGTGGAGATGCGAAGCTTTCTACCTGGCTCTATCGCATCGCTTTGAATGAATGTTTGACTTTCCTAAATAAACAACGCGCTGTAACTACTGTTTCTATCGATGATGAAGATGCTTCTGCACTTCAGAAACTGGAAAGCGATCCCTATTTCTCCGGAGACCGAGCACAGAAGTCTCTACAGAAAGCATTGCTTACACTGCCGGAAAAGCAACGTATGGTATTCAACTTAAAGTATTACCAGGAAATGAAATACGAGGAGATGTCCGACATCTTCGGTACATCTGTCGGCGCTCTGAAAGCCTCTTATCATCATGCCGTGAAAAAAATCGAGAAGTTTTTGGAGGGAGAGCTTTAA